One segment of Tenrec ecaudatus isolate mTenEca1 chromosome 1, mTenEca1.hap1, whole genome shotgun sequence DNA contains the following:
- the LOC142437230 gene encoding olfactory receptor 7G1-like, which translates to MEGALKNLAMKLVRNQSLPTPQIKYIHLIVLSPHLSLRFINNTESNIQTGVSKFLLLGLTEDPELQPLIFISFLIMYLITVLGNLLIILAVSFDSRLHNPMYFFLCNLSFTDICLSTTTIPKMLVNIQTQDQTITYTGCLHQIFFVLIFGVFETVLLATMAYDRYVAICHPLRYTAIMNFCFCGLLILLSFFISVLAALLHSLMVLHLSFCTELKIPQFFCELPQVLKLACSSARINNILIYFTNCILGSFSLSGIILSYIRIVSTVLRIPSSGGKYKAFSTCGSHLSVVSLFYGTAFGVYFSSALTLSPKMTALASVMYMVLPQMANPFIYSLRNRDMKVSFRKLMNRITSSY; encoded by the coding sequence CTTGTCAGAAACCaaagcctccccaccccccaaataaaaTACATCCATTTGATTGTCTTgtcaccacatctttctctcagattCATCAACAATACAGAATCCAACATCCAAACGGGTGTTTCAAAATTCCTTCTCCTCGGACTGACAGAGGATCCAGAACTTCAGCCCCTCATCTTTATCTCGTTCCTGATCATGTACTTGATTACTGTCCTTGGAAACCTGCTCATTATCCTGGCTGTCAGTTTTGACTCCAGACTACACAATCCCATGTACTTCTTTCTCTGCAATCTCTCTTTTACGGACATCTGCTTAAGCACGACTACCATCCCAAAGATGCTGGTGAACATCCAAACACAGGATCAGACCATCACTTATACTGGCTGCCTCCACCAGATTTTCTTTGTCCTCATTTTTGGTGTTTTTGAAACCGTTCTTTTAGCAacaatggcctatgaccgctatgtggccatttgTCACCCACTGAGGTACACTGCTATCATGAATTTCTGCTtctgtggtctgttgattcttcTGTCCTTCTTCATTAGTGTATTGGCTGCCCTGCTCCACAGCCTCATGGTTTTGCACCTGTCCTTCTGTACAGAGCTGAAGATCCCGCAGTTCTTCTGTGAACTTCCCCAGGTCCTCAAGCTTGCCTGTTCCAGTGCCCGCATTAACAACATCCTGATATATTTTACCAATTGCATATTGGGTAGTTTTTCACTCTCTGGAATCATATTATCTTACATTCGGATTGTCTCCACTGTCTTAAGAATTCCATCGTCTGGTGGgaaatataaagctttttccaccTGTGGGTCTCACCTCTCAGTCGTCTCTTTATTCTATGGGACAGCATTTGGGGTTTACTTCAGTTCTGCACTTACACTTTCTCCCAAAATGACTGCACTAGCCTCAGTGATGTACATGGTGCTCCCTCAAATGGCGAACCCTTTTATCTACAGCCTGAGGAACAGGGATATGAAAGTTAGCTTTAGAAAACTCATGAATAGGATAACTTCTTCTTATTGA